In the Salvia miltiorrhiza cultivar Shanhuang (shh) chromosome 8, IMPLAD_Smil_shh, whole genome shotgun sequence genome, TGAAGTCGattaagcaaaatgatcatcacgataatcatgaggaagattagccagGGAGACTTCAAGTCaaaggaaaacaagtgagagtggaacaagcttaggaacatgaagacagaagatgaagatcaagaagttcaagtcGCATCCaggcagactgctggagtccatgggtttcccatgtatttttgtttttcttttactccaatgtaagtcgctctgtacctcgactgatgccTCATCagtcatttttattgaaataaaaagaacttcttttgatctcaacctgaagacaataactttttgtccaggctctaaTTAATGTTTTCTTGTCATTTCCTCGTTCTCGTTTTGAACTGTTGTGCTCTTGACTTTAAGTACAAGttattaggttctattgttaagggggaatagtattcaccctgttttagaacttgtgctctgagttcagtctttgtattgcttagaactgttgtaaggttttggcatcatcaaaaatggggaaattgttgggaaccccatggaatatcttgttttgttttgatgataccaaaatccttaggtctTAATTgaaatagactagaacagtttgaactcaagtgttagagttcgtttctagtttagtttgcggttctgaagactgaagactgaaggacgaaggactgaagactgaagataccaactgaagtatcagttgaagaatcagttcggaactgattacttaacgCATgtcgcgtggactcagcgggcTGATACTAAagacaagtatcagttaaacattcttcctcggactgaacttccaacgtttaaaaggaagccacgtactctaaaagtacagccgcattaaatgcaaagatctcaggatcttcctctctctgcagaggtcattcctatttggtggctactttatcagagacgtcgcatctcctgctcttcaacatagccgttcccaccaaacaaggaacctcgaagattgaagcctcagcccaaattcaaaaagctctccaacggaagaaatcttgaagacgttctccgccaacggatctattcaagatctcTCCTAAAAGTAATGCTCGAGGATaatttcaatcttcaccgattcaacgacttaagctgaaactctgccaaaattgtttctcagccaaaagcttaatcTCTCCAAagattgaatcgaagaagagaatctcccaagccaaaaatcagtcactgctgattatacacattctcttagaccttaggcaaaaccTTGTTCACCAAAAGCCTAGGTCACAACTgacttcaaagaacttgttctttgcagtctagttggcaagttgGAACCTCCCTTCAAAAGattgaatcgagtgtttgattCGAGaaattcaggaaggtactctggaTCCTTGAGTGTTCAACGAAGGTAAAACGTTGAACGGTGCTCAGCGCAGGTAAAACGCTAGGCgggaaatccaacaaggtgtgttggtaacTGAAGAGGGGATCTTCAGTTTGGTTGTGTGCGCCGGTAAGGCAcattggtttgcagtgcacctgtaagcacttgcggagtggattgttggtctgatcaaccgaccgtggatgtaggaagtgttttccgaaccacgtaaaaatctctgtgttctttactgttttcagtatttacattcttacttgtgctgttacattgataaactgaaaactgactAAAGCatagagaaacctaaagactaaCATCGTGCTCAACccaaaggctatttcgaaacaaaagatttccgctgcgtgtgttatcagtctgactgaccTATCCCTGATAGTCAGTAGgacttataacatctctgttcaacaaactcgactgaagccttaagtGGATCAGTTAAGGACTCTGAACTTAACTGAtcactccttactgaagagtgtTCAGTATCAATCGTCAACTCCGGTTCAGTCAAAACTCGTTTTGTAAAACAGGAGTCAAAGTTTGTGTTTAAAGTTTTTATTCAAaatcaaaaatagcctataggtgtatttccccctccccccatacacctattcgagaccctccggacctaacatacTTTAATATTAACCAGAGTTCCATTTATGAGTCCAACAACCACCATTCAAAGGTAAAAAATgtaattaaaatacatttataGTCCAATAAACACAACAACCACCATTCAACCACAACAATCACTATGCAACGACAACAACCACCACCATTCAACCACAACAACCACCATTCAACGGTCATCAATATTTTGGTTATATGTACAAGTCCTTTCACGCTTCATTCACCACTACTCATTTTTTCATCCGAACACCACACTAAAAAAATGTCTGATATTCCTAGTCCACATGAAATTGATGAAATGTGAAAGCAATACATCCGAAATTCGACAACAAATCCTTTTATGCAAGAGATGATTGCTATGCTTGGTGCAGACGAAACAACGACTCAAACTACACGAAGGATCAGAGGTTCTATAAAATTAGGGGTTGAGAGCGTGAAAGCGACCATGATCGTCTCGTTCGTGATTATTTATGTGACTAACCCATTTACAATGGAGATCTTTTCCATCGTCGATTCTGAATGCGAAGAGAGTTATTTGTGAAGATCGTTGATGTGCTGTTGGGAAATTATTGAAATATCCtaacttgttttgatgataccaaaatccataggccttaattgtaatagactagaactgttcgaactcaagtgttagagttctttctagtttagtttgctgttctgaagactgaaggacgaaggactgaagactgaagactggagttaccaactgaagtatcagttgaacaatCAGTccagaactgattacttaatgcgtgccacgtggattcagcggactgatactaaagtcaagtatcagttaaacattcttcctcggactgagcctccaacgttcaaaggagccacgtactccaaaagtataaccgcattaaatgcagagatctcaggatcatccctctctgcagaggtcattcctatttggtggctactttatcagagatgtcaaatctcctgctcttcaacatagccgttctcaccaaacaaggaacctcgaagattgaagcctcagcccaaattcaaaaaactcttcaacggaagaaatcttgaagacgttctccaccaacggatctattcaagacctctcctataaatagcgctcgaggatcacttcaatcttcaccgattcaacaacataagttgaagctctgccaaaattgcgactcagcccaaagcttaacctctccaaagcttgaatcgaagaagagaataccaaagccaaaaatcagtcactgctgattatatacattctcttagaccttaggcatacctctgtttacccagagcctaggtcaaaactaactccaaagaacttgttctttgaagtttagttgacaagatttcaaacctcccttcgagatactgaatcgagtgtttgagttgaataggagttcaggaaggtactctgactccgtgagatcctagtgcaggttCGTACTAGGAGTGGAAAATCCAGCGCGAGTGTACCTGGCTAAGCACACagataggtttgcagtgcaccagtaaaAGCACCtgcggagtaaagttgttggtctgatcaaccgaccgtggatgtaggaagtattttccgaaccacgtaaaaatctctgtgtcatttacagctttcagttttacattcttacttgtgctctttcaattgataaactgaatactgattaaatgcaaagagaaacctaagactaacaacgtgctcaacaaaggctattacgaaacaaagttatttccgctgcgtatgttatcagtctaactgatctatcatctgatagtcaggaagacatgtaacatctctgttttagcaaactcgactgaatccttaacttgcatcagttaagttccagtgacttaactgataactctttactgaagagtatttcagtatcagtcgtcaaccctgtttggtcaaaactcttttcagttaacaggcgtctaagtttgcgtgtaaagtttcgttttgatctctatgtTAAGATCCCTCTAGTTTTTTagagaaaaatagcctataggtgtattcctccccccccccccatacacctattcgagaccctccggacctaacatgtGCTGAGCAACTTCTTCCCCTACTTCACATTATTTAATCCATTCCTTAAGGGAAATACGTCACTAGTTCAATTCACAGTGAATGGGCGGACGTATAACAAAGGATACTATCTGACAGATAGAATCTATCTGACATGGGCTTCATTCGTCAAGAGTTATCCAGCACTAGGAGATCCGATGAGACAAAAATTTGCGCAGAGACAAAATGCTACAAGAAAAGACATCGAACGAGCGTTTGGAGCGCTCTACAAACTCGTTGGGCAGTAGTTCGAAATCCTGCACGGTCTTATTTTAAAGAAGATCTCTGCAATATAATGCTCACATGTATtattttgcacaacatgatcattgagGATGGGGACAAAGAAACTATCAACTGGTCTGGAGAAGATGCAACTCATCAGCAACCAATACCAATTGGTACTAATAATTaggaagcttttgaaaattatcTCAAAAATCACAACGATTTAACAAATAAGCAAGTTCATCTCAAACTTCAACACAACATATTTGGACACAAAATCGATGCGAATGATGCTTATAattaagtatgattaatttgaataattatgtttatgtactttcaattaatgtaattttaatttttgcaatgtaattttaattttagtaatgtaattcgaattttattaatataattttaattattatttaaaattataaaattattttattttattatattagataatttaaattaaatatataattaaaatatttaaatgatatacaaattataattaatatgtatttaaataatttccaccaatcaattttatttactttctacACAAgtgtttcattctttttttggcaatatattctctttttatacttaatatttaaataattttcaccaattcattttatttatttttttacatattttttattttttgtactaAAAAAGTAATGAGAGTATAATATAAtgggaggaagggagtaagaaattAGTTTATTATTGGAAAAAATGTAAAGAGAAAAACTAGGTGATTTTTTAACGCTGGGCAGTTCGGAAACTGAAGGGTGGAGTTTATGAATGGAGTCGCCTaacaacaaaaacacaaaattttacTAACAGTTTAGGGTTCCAAAATCAGAAGATCAGATCACATTTCAAAATCGAAGTCTACGCTCCATTTGATTTTCGATCTCCCAATACACAGACGCAAAGGAGAGAGAGGAACCGGAAATGGTGAGGGAGGTATCGGAAAGCTGTGTGGAGAGTTTGCTGGCGGAGATAGTGTTGTCGTATTGCTCAGGCTTCTACGCCAACAAGCCCGAACTTGCAGCGCGGAGGATCGAAGCCATCGGCTTTCAGGTCGGTCACCAGTTAAGTGAAAGGTTAGTTGGTATTCTTCAATGATTCGATTGTCAGATTCCAGAAATGTGATGAATTGATGTCCTAAATTGGGAATTTTCATGGATTGTTTGATTTCCACATCTGTTATGCATAGCCCAAAGAGATCACCCTATTTTTGATCGGTTGAAGCAACCTAGATGTCGATTCCGACTTGCATTTGCGCAAGAATTCGTCGAAACTTAAATATGAGAATTGACTTCAGCTAATCAAGTTTATCATTGTTTTCCTTGAGCTTGTTTCGTATATCCTGAGTGTTTGGTTAGAGCAATTTGCTTGAAGCAAAATCGCATTACAACTGAAATCCGAGCACCTGACACCCTTCACTGATACTAGTCGTTGATTCATATGCACAGCATAAGTCAGTCGCTCTTGTAGTAAGATATGAAActaatttataatttcaatGCCGTCATTCATGTGTTATTTGCCTGAACATAATTTTGTATTTGAAATACTTGGGTAAACAACGGTGCCTAGTCAAGTTTTCTCTAGAGTAGTCCAGGTAAACCAGATCAAATCAGGCGTCTTTGTACTCTGTTAGGAAAATTTCTATGTTTGCAACTGTTAGATGAAGTTTCACTACAGGGCATCATCGTGCATATAATGGAAATGTGGAATATATTCTTTCATTATGGCTTTGGCCCCGGATTAAGTTTCAAATTGAGAGCTCATATATGTGAAGCCAATCTGTGCAgttgaatttttttcttttacatagggtcacctataaatagagtgTGCATATTCTATGAGACTAAACATGACGGGGCTTGCTATCAGCCAACTGGGAACTCTGATTGAAACATTGCTTGTTGATGAGATTTTGTTGTGACAATATTGTCCGAATTAGTTATTAGACTTGAGCACCATCTTAACCTTGTGTATGATATATCATCCTTGTGCATTGGTGTTAATTAGTGGCCAACAGAAATTATATCTCCGATGGTAAAAAGTATGATGACTAATAATGGTTGAATGTCATTGTCTGATATAAGATGAATACCAAAGGATTTCTAATAAGGGAAGAATGTGCATTTGAAAGATTGAAGTGGGATTTTGATTTCATGGTTATAAAGCCAAAGATGTTTAGGGTGGAGGAAATTGTACTGGATTTGAGACATACAACTATTCTGCAGCATTTGAACCTTGCAATAGGATTGATATCTATCTGTAATAAATGCATGATGTATAGATAGAAACTGTTGGACGTTAACAgatttagtgctcgtttggttcaaacagaggaatggaaagggaatggaatcaaataaagaagtggaatggtaacaataaccattacttttattaagtgtttggtttaacaatggaaatgaatcattagtaagggattccctttcttCTGTTTCCCctttattttgaggggtaacaaattgggtgattgggtgACCCTTAAGTAAGGGTGATGGTTAACTCATtgcccaaaccaaacaacaagtaatggattcaattaattgaatccctttccaacctctaaaaacacccaaccaaacgtgggcttgGGGGAATGACTCAAATTAGCATTTTTCCTCACAGCATATCAATTTTCTTATCTGTCATGGAGTACATGATAATTTCTCACTTTACAAGCTGAGTTTAGATCATTATTATCTTTATCTCAGTTACTCAGTATGCATTTCTTTCAACTAGTCATTTCCTCTTTATGGCTTTTGTTCCTAATAGGTTCTTCTAAATTCAGTACAAACAAATTTCTTTTTGAGAAATAACTTTTTATCCGAATACAGAATGTTTATCACTTCATATTTTTCATCCTCAGTTTTTCATGTTTCCCTCTCAGGTACACAATGGATCGACCAAGGTTCACCGATAACCTGGAGGCCATCAAGTTTATCTGCAAGGACTTTTGGTCTGAACTCTTCAAGAAACAGATAGATAACTTAAAGACAAATCATAGAGTATGTACCAGAATTTGAACACGGCTTCATATTTACTCAAATGTGAAAATTATGTGTTAAAACTTAATTTTCTTCGCAGGGTACTTTTGTATTGCAAGATAATCGATTTAGATGGTTAGCACATATGTCTATTGACCCATCAGTTCAAGCATCTGGCAATATTCAAGATCCTTCAGCAATGGCGGAAAACAAATCAGCTCAGGCTACTGGAATGCACCTATACTTCCCTTGTGGAATTATAAGAGGAGCACTGTCAAACTTGGGAATAGCATGTGCAGTTTCTGCAGATATATCCAACCTCCCAGCATGTGAGCTTATTACCTTAAAATTACATTCAATAATTGGAGCTATATATAGAGGGGATACGTTAGTAACTACATGAATGTTCGTGCGTAAATGATGAAGCATGCACTTCTTTACCTCTACTTATCAATAAATTTTGCACTATATTGCAAAAGATTCCTGAAGGTTATTTGTTTCACTCTTCCTTAAAACGATGCACATTGTCAAGCCCTTACACAGTGATGCACTGTCAAGTCTTCGTCTAGCCTCTACAATCCTGCTGTTGTTGCTTTGGTCTAGGCAAATATCTTTTCCTCTATATCTGTACAGAATGCTGACTGCGCTTGGCTTCTTGTTCAATAAAAGTATGATCTACTATTATTTTCTAAACGAATGACTAAACATTTTGAATGTCATACTGTCCGAGATAGATCTAGGGGTCCTAAGTTTACCTCTGATTTATTTTTCCTCCATGATTCTAGATCAATAGTTAATTGAGTATGTTATTTGCAGATTTCATTTGTCTCTCATGTACAAAGTTTGGACTTCATGAGCTTtagtttttagattttttttttaggtgGTCTATCCTCCTCTAGCGAGTCTTTTATCTGAAGTGCACTCCATTTTCCCCTTTGTGGTCTTTTCCTTCTTTCCTTTTGTGCAGTTCCTTCGAAGAATCACACTTTAACTGGTTATAACTAAGACAGTTAGGTCCCTGGTCTCCCGGACTACCGTTTCACAATGCCTTTATATGTTGCATTTTTGTTTTTGGGGAAGTTTTACTGTATTCCGTTTCCGTCTTACAAACCTGTAAATGAGAGCTTTTGTTTCCGAGGCCAAACCTAGTCATACCTGACATTTCTATCATTTTCTAAAAATGTATGTTTTCTCTTCATGCAGGTTCTTTCGTTATCCGAATAAAAGCCTGATATGATAGTCCATAACGGGGCTGGAGATGCTGGTTGATGCTTGTGTTCgaactttttttctttcttgcaATCGGACATCATAATCTGTAGTATAGCACCTACCCTATTTTTGTGTTAATTAAGCAATGACTAAAACGTGATTGTTATTAGAAAACTGGTTATTTTGATCTGCGGTGCCTTTCTTTACTAAACTTCGGTTTTGTAAAGTTTACTTTAAATTTTTGGAAAGATACATAATGATCTTCGAAAAGTTCCATGTTAATGTTCTCTTTTTCCTGCTTTTGTGAGCAAAGGATCAAGCCTGCAGGTCACAATTGTTTGTGTTTCGTTGTATTTGTcttaaaaattatgtattaaccttaaaaattatgtattaaCGCATAAGATTAACTCGATTTGTTGAATcttatcatatactccctctgtcccctATATTTATGTATGAAATATTTTGACACGAGTCTTAATAAAAATGGTTCTATATGGAGGgtattgatagtgaagaaaaTGTCACATATAAAGAGTATCGATAGTAAAGAAAGAATCCCACATTAGagataaaattatcaaattagtgtctaaaaataaaaagtgcaTATATCTAAAGAACATatcaaaaaggaaagaaatacATCATCTAAAGTAACGGAGTGAGTATAAAGATTAAATTCGAGTTTTGAGTAGCTTTTAAATTCCATGTGTAAAAGAGGATAAAGAATCGGAAGGTCCAGTTGCTCACCCATGTCGAGCACTGAAGCTGGTCAAAGGAACTCAACATTTAATCAAAAAGCATACACAAGAAATGTTTTTCAACATTACTTATTCATTGATGCTGTGATCCTATATAAAATGTTCCTGTGACTAAACATTCTAAATTTATGAAAGCAAGAATTCACTTTCATGGCAGAGGTTGCTGAAATGAAATTCTGCTATACACAGACATGGCCAGAAAATGGCATGCTCATTGCAAGGGTTTCGCCGCCTTAAATTTCTAAGCTACAATTTCGCCTTTAAAATGAATCCTGTTGCTACCGGAGCAAAACGAATCAGAGGTACAAGTCAGCCACAAGCTGAGTATCACACCGAAAATTCACTTCTCTAGTTCTGCAAAGGCTGGAGTTCCTGCTCGGCTACAACTGAATCAACGGGCTTGTACGGGACTTCGGCCCGGTTCTGGTTCCTTCTCCAGATAAACCACCCCCCAGATCCCAGTAGTCCAATTAGAACCACTACAACAAATGCTATGACTAACGCCAAGTAATGTTGTTGCCACCATGTCCTGGACAAATGCAATCATACTCATATTTAATAACAAAACTTGATTATATAATTTCTCAGTCTTACATGATTAAAACATATACTGAGAAAATGAATGATGCCGCTTCGTATAATTATTGCCAAAATATATTGCCCCTTCAAAGAATCAAAAGtaataaaatttgaactacATGCAATAAGCGCAGATTTGAGTGAATGTAAGTAATGTTTCAGCACATAATAGGAAAATGTTATTATCCACCAAAGACACAAAAAAAAACGCTCTTTACAATTCATAGAAAAGTCAACAGCTGGAGCCTATTTTCCCCAGAAAAAAGAATTGCCACACCTTGGATTAaatgaaaaacaataaaaagacCATTTCAATTTACCTCTTAGTTGGCGGCTCCATGCTCCAATCAACCAATTTGTAGCTTCCAAAACTATCAGGGAGATGCAACTCATTTCCACTAAACCTGGATACAATATGCtaacaaaagaataaaaaatgtTAATATAAATGGTGCTAGCTCCTCATAACCAAAATGATGAAAATCTTCTCCAGTATAAACAATCTTTACCATAGCAGTAGCATTAGAGATATACTCATCAGATTGTGCTGGAAAAATAGCCCATCTTAATAGGGTCTCATTCCCCCCGGAAGTGTAGTTCGTCAACTGAACCTGTGATAGCACACATCTCAAACATAAGTTGCAATCTGAAGGTCACTGGATTAAAATTCAAAGACTAAACCACAAAAGTCAAAAACTATGGTAATTAATGCAAAGAATACAGTAGTACCACAAAAATccaatttaaaaacaaaaaataaaaaataaattcagtAATTGTACTACATACTAAAACCCCTAAAAATCAACAT is a window encoding:
- the LOC130998867 gene encoding uncharacterized protein LOC130998867 isoform X1, with translation MVREVSESCVESLLAEIVLSYCSGFYANKPELAARRIEAIGFQVGHQLSERYTMDRPRFTDNLEAIKFICKDFWSELFKKQIDNLKTNHRGTFVLQDNRFRWLAHMSIDPSVQASGNIQDPSAMAENKSAQATGMHLYFPCGIIRGALSNLGIACAVSADISNLPACELITLKLHSIIGAIYRGDTLVTT
- the LOC130998867 gene encoding uncharacterized protein LOC130998867 isoform X2, translating into MVREVSESCVESLLAEIVLSYCSGFYANKPELAARRIEAIGFQVGHQLSERYTMDRPRFTDNLEAIKFICKDFWSELFKKQIDNLKTNHRGTFVLQDNRFRWLAHMSIDPSVQASGNIQDPSAMAENKSAQATGMHLYFPCGIIRGALSNLGIACAVSADISNLPACSFVIRIKA